One Aliarcobacter cryaerophilus ATCC 43158 genomic window, TACCTAAATAATTGCACTCTTTTCCATATAAATGAGAATATGCCATATTTTCACTAATAGCACCTTCAAGTATAGCATCGCTTTTAATTCTAGTTACATGAAAAATAATATATTCAACTTTAGGTCCTATTTTTTCTTCACTATATTTTAAATATAAAGTGTTTGAGCTAGAATTAATTTCATCAATTATAACTTCAATCACATCTTTTTTAAAGTTTGTGTATCTTATATATTTATTTTTTAAATCTAAAATATCTTTTATAGTATCAACTTTTAATTTAACAACATTTAAAGAATTTGATTTAAAATATTCATATAATTTTAAAGTATGTTTATATTTAAAATTAACAATATCGATTAAATCGTACATAAAAAAATTCTTTTTAAGATTTATTAAATATTCACCCATATCATCATTAAAATTAATTAATATCTTTTTTGAATACTTATCAAATCTAAAATCATTTCTTATAAGCCCTACTTCTCTAAAGCTATCATTCTCTTCAAATGTAATATATATATTGGCTAATCTTTTTAAAGACTTTTTTGTTTCACTATATAAATGCTTTTCATTTATATTTAAATGTCTTATCTCATCTGTTGTAATCTCATAAAAATCTTGAAATAAAGAATCTTTACTATCTACTTTTGAAATAATTAATTTAAAGATTTTCAAATCATTAACAGTAAATGGAGACACATCACCTTTAATAAATTTATTAAGTTGTACAACTTTTCTATTTTTAAAAAGTCTTTTTTGTTCCTCTGCAATCAATTGCTGCTTAGTCATCAAACTATCTTTTTTCATCTTTTCTCTTCTTAAATAAAAGTTCTTGTATATTATCATATATTACTTAAATTTCTCAAAAGTTATGCTATTGGCTTTAAAATTTCTCATAAAGCTAGTTTTTAACATGTTTGTTCTCA contains:
- a CDS encoding replication initiation protein; the protein is MKKDSLMTKQQLIAEEQKRLFKNRKVVQLNKFIKGDVSPFTVNDLKIFKLIISKVDSKDSLFQDFYEITTDEIRHLNINEKHLYSETKKSLKRLANIYITFEENDSFREVGLIRNDFRFDKYSKKILINFNDDMGEYLINLKKNFFMYDLIDIVNFKYKHTLKLYEYFKSNSLNVVKLKVDTIKDILDLKNKYIRYTNFKKDVIEVIIDEINSSSNTLYLKYSEEKIGPKVEYIIFHVTRIKSDAILEGAISENMAYSHLYGKECNYLGKYYTIEDINIDNLLIVLKEQYSNNRTNIVSESKEKLEQQLKKLLPDDFAKKKTSEIQLDEIGRLTAVNDFKSFKTKVIEKYRGKDLGNYMPGFDEEVIIKVDEESSYLYDTTAKKIISKEESLEIWKYLYKNRDKVGKVIKKEPVNLIEQFINKIIFITKNDSFGNKEIIKYIVTDIKEETDSKGVIKYRLHINNLEDPTQDVEKSKTLLTFEQIKLFIEENSVEKDYSLHNE